The following are encoded together in the Streptococcus oralis genome:
- a CDS encoding response regulator transcription factor, whose translation MGKRILLLEKERNLAHFLSLELQKEQYRVDLVEEGQKALSMALQTDYDLILLNARLGDMTAQDFAERLSRTKPASVIMVLDHREELQDQIETIQRFAVSYIYKPVIIDQLVARISAIFRGRDFIDQHCSQMKVPTSYRNLRMDVEHHTVYRGEEMIALTRREYDLLATLMGSKKVLTREQLLESVWKYESATETNIVDVYIRYLRSKLDVKGQKSYIKTVRGVGYTMQE comes from the coding sequence ATGGGGAAACGGATTTTATTACTTGAGAAAGAACGAAATCTCGCTCATTTTCTCAGTCTGGAACTCCAAAAAGAGCAATACCGTGTTGATCTGGTAGAGGAGGGGCAAAAAGCCCTCTCCATGGCTCTCCAGACAGATTATGACTTGATTTTACTGAATGCTCGTCTGGGGGATATGACGGCCCAGGATTTTGCAGAGAGGCTGAGTCGGACAAAACCTGCCTCAGTGATTATGGTCTTGGACCATCGCGAAGAATTGCAAGACCAGATTGAGACAATCCAGCGCTTCGCCGTTTCTTACATCTATAAGCCAGTGATTATTGATCAGCTGGTGGCTCGTATTTCAGCGATTTTCCGAGGTCGGGACTTTATCGACCAACACTGTAGTCAGATGAAGGTCCCAACGTCTTACCGCAATTTGCGTATGGATGTAGAACATCATACCGTTTATCGTGGCGAGGAGATGATTGCTCTGACGCGCCGTGAGTATGACCTTTTGGCCACTCTCATGGGAAGCAAGAAGGTCTTGACTCGTGAGCAGTTGTTGGAAAGTGTTTGGAAGTACGAAAGTGCGACAGAAACCAATATCGTGGATGTTTATATCCGTTATCTACGTAGCAAGCTTGATGTAAAAGGTCAAAAAAGCTACATTAAAACCGTGCGTGGTGTTGGGTACACCATGCAAGAATAG
- the cbpC gene encoding N-acetylmuramoyl-L-alanine amidase family protein, with protein MKILKKMMQIALAVFFFGLLATNTVFADTTGGQFVDKDNRKYYVKDDHKAIYWHKIDGKTYYFGDRGEMVVGWQYVEIHGTSYRDNLFNNRPVLEIGLQQKWYYFGQDGALLEQTDKQVLEAKTSENTGKVYGEQYTPSAEKRTYYFDNNYAVKTGWTYEDGNWYYLNKLGISGDDSYNPLPIGEVAKGWTQDFHVTFGIDRSKPAPWYYLDPTTGIMQTGWQHLGNKWYYLRSSGSMATGWYQEGTTWYYLDQPNGDMKTGWQNLGNKWYYLRSSGSMATGWYQEGSTWYYLHTSNGDMKTGWFLVNGKWYYAYSSGALAVNTTVDGYYVNYNGEWVQ; from the coding sequence ATGAAAATTTTGAAAAAAATGATGCAAATCGCATTAGCAGTCTTTTTCTTTGGTTTGCTAGCTACAAATACTGTATTTGCGGATACCACAGGTGGCCAATTTGTTGATAAGGATAATAGAAAATATTATGTAAAAGATGATCATAAAGCAATCTATTGGCATAAAATAGACGGTAAAACTTACTATTTTGGTGATAGAGGAGAGATGGTTGTCGGTTGGCAATACGTAGAAATTCATGGAACAAGTTATCGTGATAATTTATTTAATAATCGTCCAGTCTTAGAAATTGGCCTTCAACAGAAGTGGTACTATTTTGGACAAGATGGTGCTTTGCTAGAACAAACAGATAAACAAGTACTAGAGGCAAAAACGTCTGAAAATACAGGAAAAGTATACGGTGAACAATATACTCCATCTGCTGAAAAGAGAACTTATTATTTTGATAATAATTATGCTGTAAAGACTGGCTGGACTTATGAAGACGGCAATTGGTATTATTTAAATAAGCTAGGAATTTCTGGCGATGATTCTTACAATCCACTACCAATTGGTGAAGTTGCTAAGGGTTGGACTCAAGATTTCCATGTTACTTTTGGCATTGATAGAAGCAAACCTGCTCCATGGTACTACTTAGATCCAACAACTGGCATCATGCAAACAGGTTGGCAACATCTTGGTAATAAATGGTACTATCTCCGTTCATCAGGATCTATGGCGACTGGCTGGTATCAGGAAGGTACCACTTGGTATTATTTAGACCAACCAAATGGCGATATGAAAACTGGTTGGCAAAACCTTGGGAACAAATGGTACTATCTCCGTTCATCAGGATCTATGGCAACTGGCTGGTATCAGGAAGGTTCGACTTGGTATTATCTACATACAAGTAATGGCGATATGAAGACAGGCTGGTTCCTGGTTAATGGAAAATGGTACTATGCTTATAGCTCAGGTGCTTTGGCGGTGAATACTACCGTAGATGGCTACTACGTCAACTATAATGGCGAATGGGTTCAATAA
- a CDS encoding sensor histidine kinase encodes MKKQSYLLIGLTSFLFILFLTNSLLDIFELDWSYLLQDIEKTEKLIFLILVFSLSMTFFFVLFWRVIEEVSRRKMQVNLKRLLAGKEVVAFADPDLNASFQSLSGKLNLLTEAVQKAENQSLVKEEAIIEKERKRIARDLHDTVSQELFAAHMILSGVSQQALKLDREKMQTQLQSVAAILETAQKDLRVLLLHLRPVELEEKSLIEGIQILLKELEDKSDLKVSLKQNVSKLPKKIEEHIFRILQELISNTLRHAQASCLDVYLYQTDVELQLKVVDNGIGFQLGSLDDLSYGLRNIKERVEDMAGNIQLLTAPKQGLAVDIRIPLLDKEL; translated from the coding sequence ATGAAAAAGCAATCGTATCTGTTAATTGGGCTGACTTCTTTCCTCTTTATCCTCTTTTTGACTAATAGTTTACTTGATATTTTTGAACTGGATTGGTCCTATTTGCTACAGGATATCGAGAAAACAGAGAAACTCATCTTCTTGATCTTGGTCTTTAGCCTTTCCATGACCTTCTTTTTTGTCCTCTTTTGGCGCGTGATAGAAGAAGTCTCTCGCAGAAAAATGCAAGTCAATCTCAAGCGACTGCTAGCAGGAAAAGAGGTGGTTGCCTTTGCAGATCCAGACTTGAATGCTAGTTTCCAATCCTTGTCTGGCAAGCTCAATCTCTTGACAGAAGCTGTTCAAAAGGCTGAAAATCAAAGCCTGGTCAAGGAAGAAGCAATCATCGAGAAAGAACGGAAGCGGATAGCACGTGACCTGCACGATACAGTTAGTCAGGAGTTGTTTGCAGCCCATATGATTTTATCAGGCGTCAGCCAGCAGGCTTTGAAGCTGGATAGAGAAAAGATGCAGACCCAGTTGCAAAGCGTTGCAGCCATCCTAGAAACAGCCCAGAAAGATCTGCGGGTCTTGCTCCTACATTTGCGACCAGTTGAGTTGGAAGAGAAGAGTTTGATTGAGGGGATTCAAATCCTCTTAAAAGAGCTTGAGGACAAGAGCGATCTCAAGGTTAGTCTCAAGCAAAACGTGTCTAAATTGCCTAAAAAGATTGAAGAACATATCTTCCGTATTCTTCAGGAGTTGATCAGCAATACCCTTCGCCACGCCCAGGCATCTTGTTTGGATGTCTATCTCTATCAGACAGATGTTGAATTGCAGTTGAAGGTGGTGGACAATGGGATTGGTTTCCAGTTAGGGAGTTTAGATGACTTGAGTTATGGACTGCGAAATATCAAGGAGCGAGTCGAAGATATGGCAGGAAACATTCAACTTTTGACAGCTCCAAAGCAAGGACTGGCGGTTGATATCCGTATTCCCCTGTTAGATAAGGAATTATAA
- the liaF gene encoding cell wall-active antibiotics response protein LiaF encodes MKKFQIFLFIEACLLTGALILMVSEHFSRFLLILFLFLLLLRYYTGKEGNNVFLLVATILFFFIVMLNPFVILAIFVAVIYSLFLLYPMMNQEREETDFVFEEVVTIKNERNPWFGNLHHFSSHQTCQFDDINLFRLMGKDTIHLERVILTNHDNVIILRKMVGTTRIIVPVDVEISLSVNCLYGDLTFLNQPKRSLRNEHYHQETRDYLKSNKSVKIFLTTMVGDVEVVRG; translated from the coding sequence ATGAAAAAATTTCAAATCTTTTTATTTATTGAAGCCTGTCTGTTGACGGGAGCTCTGATTTTGATGGTATCAGAGCATTTTTCGCGTTTTCTGCTGATTCTATTCCTCTTTTTGCTCTTGCTCCGCTATTATACAGGGAAAGAGGGCAACAATGTGTTCCTCCTTGTGGCGACTATTCTTTTCTTTTTCATCGTCATGCTCAATCCCTTTGTGATTTTAGCTATCTTTGTGGCAGTTATCTATAGTCTCTTTCTTCTTTATCCAATGATGAATCAAGAAAGAGAGGAGACCGACTTTGTCTTTGAAGAGGTGGTGACGATTAAAAATGAACGCAATCCTTGGTTTGGTAATCTCCATCATTTCTCTAGTCACCAGACCTGCCAGTTTGACGATATCAACCTCTTTCGCCTCATGGGCAAGGACACCATTCATTTGGAAAGAGTTATCCTAACCAATCATGACAATGTCATTATCCTTAGAAAGATGGTCGGAACGACTAGGATTATCGTACCTGTTGATGTGGAAATCAGCCTCAGCGTCAACTGTCTTTATGGAGATCTAACTTTCCTCAATCAACCTAAGAGATCCCTCCGCAATGAACACTATCATCAGGAGACCAGAGACTATCTCAAGAGTAACAAGAGCGTCAAGATTTTCCTAACTACTATGGTTGGTGATGTGGAGGTGGTCAGAGGATGA
- a CDS encoding response regulator transcription factor has product MKILLVDDHEMVRLGLKSYFDLQDDVEVVGEAANGAQGIDLALKLRPDVIVMDIVMPEMNGIDATLAILKEWPEAKILIVTSYLDNEKIMPVLNAGAKGYMLKTSSADELLHAVRKVAAGELAIEQEVSKKVEYHRNHIELHEELTARERDVLQLIAKGYENQRIADELFISLKTVKTHVSNILAKLEVSDRTQAAVYAFQHHLVGQEDF; this is encoded by the coding sequence ATGAAAATTTTACTTGTAGATGACCATGAAATGGTTCGATTGGGCTTGAAAAGCTATTTTGATCTCCAAGACGATGTGGAAGTTGTGGGCGAGGCTGCCAATGGGGCTCAAGGTATTGACTTGGCCTTGAAACTGCGTCCAGATGTCATCGTCATGGATATAGTCATGCCTGAGATGAATGGGATTGACGCGACCTTAGCCATCCTGAAAGAATGGCCTGAAGCCAAGATTTTGATTGTAACTTCTTACTTGGACAATGAAAAAATTATGCCGGTCTTGAATGCGGGTGCCAAAGGTTACATGCTCAAGACTTCTAGTGCAGACGAACTGCTTCATGCCGTCCGCAAGGTGGCTGCTGGAGAGCTGGCTATTGAACAAGAGGTCAGCAAAAAGGTCGAATACCACCGCAATCATATAGAGCTTCATGAAGAACTGACTGCGCGTGAGCGAGACGTGCTTCAACTCATCGCCAAGGGCTATGAAAATCAGCGCATTGCAGATGAACTCTTTATCTCCCTAAAGACGGTGAAGACCCATGTGTCCAACATCCTAGCCAAGCTTGAGGTCAGCGATCGCACTCAGGCTGCAGTCTATGCCTTTCAGCACCACTTGGTAGGGCAGGAGGATTTTTAG
- a CDS encoding phosphomevalonate kinase: MIAVKTCGKLYWAGEYAILEPGQLALIKAIPIYMKAEIAFSENYRIYSDMFDFAVDLTPNPAYSLIQETIALVNDFLADRGQTLRPFSLAIRGKMEREGKKFGLGSSGSVVVLVIKALLALYDITVDQDFLFKLASAVLLKRGDNGSMGDLACIVAEDLVLYQSFDRKKVAAWLKEENLATVLECDWGFSISQVQPALECDFLVGWTKQVAVSSQMVQQIKQNINQNFLSSSKATVSALVEALEQGNAEKIIEQVETASRLLEGLSADIYTPSLRQLKEASQDLQAVAKSSGAGGGDCGIALSFDEQSTETLKNRWANLGIELLYQERIGHDDKS, translated from the coding sequence ATGATTGCTGTTAAAACTTGCGGAAAGCTCTATTGGGCTGGTGAATATGCTATTTTAGAGCCAGGACAGTTAGCCTTGATAAAAGCTATCCCCATCTATATGAAGGCTGAGATTGCTTTTTCTGAGAACTATCGTATCTACTCAGACATGTTTGATTTCGCAGTGGACTTAACACCAAATCCTGCCTACAGTTTGATTCAAGAAACAATTGCTTTGGTGAATGACTTCCTCGCTGATCGTGGGCAGACCTTGCGACCTTTTTCCTTGGCAATCCGTGGCAAAATGGAACGAGAAGGGAAAAAGTTTGGTCTAGGCTCTAGCGGTAGTGTTGTTGTCTTGGTGATCAAGGCCCTGCTGGCTCTATATGATATTACGGTTGATCAGGATTTCTTGTTCAAGCTGGCTAGCGCGGTCTTACTCAAGCGAGGAGACAATGGTTCTATGGGAGACCTTGCCTGTATTGTGGCAGAGGATTTGGTTCTCTACCAGTCTTTTGATCGAAAGAAGGTGGCTGCTTGGCTAAAAGAAGAAAACTTGGCGACAGTTTTAGAGTGTGATTGGGGCTTTTCGATCTCACAAGTGCAACCAGCTCTAGAATGTGATTTCCTAGTTGGATGGACCAAGCAAGTGGCTGTATCGAGTCAAATGGTTCAGCAAATCAAGCAAAACATCAATCAGAATTTTTTAAGTTCCTCAAAAGCAACGGTGTCTGCTTTGGTAGAAGCCTTGGAGCAGGGGAATGCAGAAAAAATTATCGAGCAGGTGGAAACAGCTAGTCGACTTTTAGAAGGCTTGAGCGCAGATATTTACACACCTTCGCTGAGACAGTTGAAAGAAGCCAGTCAAGATTTGCAGGCTGTTGCCAAGAGTAGTGGTGCTGGTGGTGGTGACTGTGGCATTGCCTTGAGTTTTGATGAGCAATCAACTGAAACCTTAAAAAATCGTTGGGCCAATCTGGGGATTGAGCTCTTATACCAAGAAAGGATAGGACATGACGACAAATCGTAA
- a CDS encoding N-acetylmuramoyl-L-alanine amidase family protein, with protein MKIVKKIMQVGLTVFFFALLVTSTVFADDADSEGWQFVQENGRTYYKKGEIKETYWRVIDGKTYYFDPLSGEMVVGWQYIPAPHKGVTIGPSPRQEIAFRPDWFYFGQDGVLQEFVGKQVLEAKTATNTNKHHGEQYDSPAEKRVYYFEDQRSYHTLKTGWVHDEGRWYYLQKDGGFDSRINRLPVGELVRGWTNDNSTWYYLDPTTAIMQTGWKQLGNKWYYLRSSGAMATGWVKDGSTWYYLNASNGDMKTGWTKVNGNWYYLNSNGAMVTGSQTIDGKVYNFASSGEWI; from the coding sequence ATGAAAATAGTAAAAAAAATAATGCAAGTTGGACTGACAGTCTTTTTCTTTGCTTTGCTAGTGACAAGCACCGTCTTTGCGGATGATGCTGATTCAGAAGGCTGGCAATTTGTCCAAGAAAATGGTAGAACCTACTATAAAAAGGGTGAGATCAAAGAAACCTACTGGCGAGTGATTGATGGGAAGACCTATTATTTTGATCCTTTATCTGGAGAGATGGTTGTCGGCTGGCAGTATATACCTGCTCCACACAAAGGGGTTACGATTGGTCCTTCTCCAAGACAAGAGATTGCTTTTAGACCAGATTGGTTTTACTTTGGTCAAGATGGGGTACTACAAGAATTTGTTGGCAAGCAAGTGTTAGAAGCAAAAACTGCTACAAACACCAACAAACATCATGGGGAACAATATGATAGCCCAGCAGAGAAACGAGTCTATTATTTTGAAGATCAGCGTAGTTATCACACTTTAAAAACTGGTTGGGTTCATGATGAGGGACGCTGGTATTATTTGCAGAAGGATGGTGGCTTTGATTCTCGCATCAACAGATTGCCTGTTGGGGAGCTAGTGCGTGGCTGGACCAATGATAACTCAACTTGGTACTATCTAGATCCAACAACTGCTATAATGCAAACTGGTTGGAAACAACTTGGCAATAAGTGGTACTATCTCCGTTCATCAGGAGCTATGGCAACTGGTTGGGTGAAAGACGGTTCAACTTGGTACTACCTAAATGCAAGTAATGGAGATATGAAGACAGGTTGGACCAAAGTAAATGGAAACTGGTATTATCTCAATTCAAATGGAGCAATGGTTACAGGTAGCCAAACTATCGATGGTAAAGTTTATAATTTCGCCTCATCTGGTGAGTGGATTTAA
- a CDS encoding DNA alkylation repair protein, which translates to MNLTDLLVELEAGKDPEKAGPMEAYMRHQFPFLGIAGPERNSLYKKYFPEAKKTKMIDWDFVDTCWEKEPREYQYVAANYLKAMQTYLTKDDLPKLERLVVTKSWWDTVDILDRVVGSLVADYPELEEVLLKWSLSDNIWLRRVAIDHQLLRKEKTNVQLMEKTLLNNLDQTEFFINKAIGWALRDYSKTNPEWVARFIEKNKKRMAELSIREASKYL; encoded by the coding sequence ATGAATCTTACAGATTTACTTGTGGAGCTAGAAGCGGGAAAAGACCCTGAGAAAGCAGGCCCAATGGAAGCCTATATGCGCCATCAGTTTCCCTTTCTAGGTATTGCAGGTCCTGAAAGAAATTCACTCTATAAAAAGTATTTTCCAGAAGCGAAAAAAACAAAGATGATCGATTGGGATTTTGTAGACACTTGCTGGGAAAAGGAGCCTAGAGAATACCAATATGTGGCTGCCAACTATTTGAAAGCCATGCAGACTTATCTAACGAAGGACGATTTGCCTAAGCTTGAGCGTCTGGTCGTGACCAAGTCTTGGTGGGACACGGTAGATATCTTAGATAGAGTAGTAGGAAGTTTGGTAGCCGACTATCCAGAACTTGAAGAAGTGCTTTTAAAATGGAGCCTATCAGACAATATCTGGCTGAGACGAGTCGCTATTGACCACCAGTTGTTAAGAAAAGAGAAAACAAATGTCCAACTGATGGAAAAGACCCTGCTCAACAATCTGGACCAGACAGAATTTTTTATCAACAAAGCCATAGGCTGGGCTCTAAGAGACTACTCTAAAACCAATCCCGAATGGGTAGCACGTTTTATTGAAAAAAATAAGAAGAGAATGGCTGAACTTAGTATCAGGGAAGCGAGCAAGTACCTCTAG
- the mvaD gene encoding diphosphomevalonate decarboxylase, with protein sequence MDREPVTVRSYANIAIIKYWGKKKEKEMVPATSSISLTLENMYTETTLSSLPTDATADAFYINGQLQNEAEHAKMSKIIDRYRPDGEGFVRIDTQNNMPTAAGLSSSSSGLSALVKACNAYFQLALNRSQLAQEAKFASGSSSRSFYGPLGAWDKDSGEIYPVETDLKLAMIMLVLEDKKKTISSRDGMKLCVETSTTFDDWVRQSEKDYQDMLVYLKENDFAKVGELTEKNALAMHATTKTASPAFSYLTDASYEAMDFVRQLREQGEACYFTMDAGPNVKVLCQEKDLEHLSEIFGQRYRLIVSKTKDLSQDDCC encoded by the coding sequence ATGGATAGAGAGCCTGTAACAGTACGTTCCTACGCAAATATTGCCATTATCAAATACTGGGGAAAGAAAAAAGAAAAAGAGATGGTACCTGCCACTAGCAGTATCTCTCTGACTTTGGAAAATATGTACACGGAGACGACCTTGTCGTCGCTACCGACGGATGCGACTGCCGATGCCTTTTATATCAATGGTCAGTTACAAAATGAGGCTGAGCATGCCAAGATGAGCAAAATAATCGACCGCTACCGTCCAGATGGTGAGGGCTTTGTTCGTATCGACACTCAAAACAATATGCCTACCGCAGCGGGCTTGTCCTCAAGTTCTAGCGGTTTGTCCGCCTTAGTCAAGGCTTGCAACGCTTATTTTCAGCTTGCTTTGAATCGGAGCCAGTTGGCGCAGGAGGCTAAGTTTGCCTCAGGTTCTTCCTCTCGCAGTTTTTATGGACCGCTAGGTGCCTGGGATAAGGATAGCGGGGAAATTTACCCTGTAGAGACAGACTTGAAACTAGCTATGATTATGTTGGTGCTAGAGGACAAGAAAAAAACAATCTCTAGCCGTGATGGGATGAAACTTTGTGTGGAAACCTCGACGACCTTTGATGACTGGGTGCGCCAGTCTGAGAAGGATTATCAGGATATGCTAGTTTATCTCAAAGAAAATGATTTTGCCAAGGTTGGGGAATTGACTGAGAAAAATGCCCTAGCCATGCACGCTACGACCAAGACTGCTAGTCCAGCCTTTTCTTATCTAACGGATGCTTCCTATGAAGCCATGGACTTTGTTCGCCAGCTTCGTGAGCAAGGTGAAGCCTGCTACTTTACCATGGATGCCGGTCCCAATGTCAAGGTCCTCTGTCAGGAGAAAGACTTGGAGCATTTATCAGAAATCTTTGGTCAACGTTACCGCCTGATTGTGTCAAAAACAAAGGATTTGAGTCAAGATGATTGCTGTTAA
- the fni gene encoding type 2 isopentenyl-diphosphate Delta-isomerase, whose protein sequence is MTTNRKDEHIRYALEQKSSYNSFDEVELIHSSLPLYDLDEIDLSTEFAGRKWDFPFYINAMTGGSKKGKEINQKLAQVAEACGILFVTGSYSAALKNPTDDSFSVKTSHPNLLLGTNIGLDKPVELGLQTVEAMDPLLLQVHVNVMQELLMPEGERKFRSWQSHLADYSKQIPVPIVLKEVGFGMDAKTIERAYELGVRTVDLSGRGGTSFAYIENRRSGQRDYLNQWGQSTMQALLNAQDWKDKVELLVSGGVRNPLDMIKCLIFGAKAVGMSRTVLELVETYSVEEVISIIQGWKDDLRLIMCALNCATIADLQKVDYILYGKLKEAKDQM, encoded by the coding sequence ATGACGACAAATCGTAAGGACGAGCACATCCGCTATGCCCTTGAGCAGAAAAGTTCCTATAATAGCTTTGATGAGGTGGAGTTGATTCATTCTTCCCTGCCTCTTTATGACCTAGATGAGATTGATTTGTCTACAGAGTTTGCAGGTCGAAAGTGGGACTTTCCTTTTTATATCAATGCCATGACAGGTGGGAGCAAAAAAGGTAAAGAAATCAATCAAAAGCTGGCTCAGGTGGCAGAAGCCTGTGGGATTTTGTTTGTGACGGGATCTTATAGCGCAGCCCTAAAAAATCCTACAGATGACTCTTTTTCTGTCAAGACTAGCCATCCAAATCTCCTCCTTGGAACCAATATTGGATTGGACAAGCCTGTCGAGTTGGGACTTCAGACTGTAGAAGCGATGGATCCACTTCTCCTGCAAGTGCATGTCAATGTCATGCAGGAATTACTCATGCCAGAGGGAGAAAGAAAGTTTCGAAGCTGGCAATCGCATCTAGCAGATTATAGCAAGCAAATCCCAGTTCCTATTGTCCTAAAGGAAGTGGGGTTTGGGATGGATGCCAAGACTATCGAAAGAGCCTATGAACTGGGTGTTCGAACGGTTGACCTGTCAGGTCGTGGTGGCACCAGCTTTGCCTATATCGAAAACCGTCGCAGTGGTCAACGTGATTACCTCAATCAATGGGGCCAGTCTACTATGCAAGCCCTTCTCAATGCCCAAGACTGGAAAGACAAGGTCGAACTCTTGGTCAGTGGAGGGGTTCGTAATCCGCTGGATATGATTAAGTGCCTGATCTTTGGAGCCAAGGCTGTGGGAATGTCACGGACAGTTCTGGAATTGGTTGAAACCTACTCGGTCGAGGAAGTGATTAGCATCATCCAAGGGTGGAAAGACGATCTGCGTTTGATCATGTGTGCCCTTAATTGTGCCACCATAGCGGATCTGCAAAAAGTTGACTACATTCTTTATGGCAAACTAAAAGAAGCAAAAGATCAGATGTAG
- the mvk gene encoding mevalonate kinase codes for MTKKVGVGQAHSKIILIGEHAVVYGYPAISLPLLEVEVTCKVVPAESPWRLYEEDTLSMAVYASLEYLEIKEACIRCEIDSAIPEKRGMGSSAAISIAAIRAVFDYYQAELPHDVLEILVNRAEMIAHMNPSGLDAKTCLSDQPIRFIKNVGFTELEMELSAYLVIADTGVYGHTREAIQVVQNKGKDALPFLHALGELTQKAEDAISQKDAEGLGQILSQAHLHLKEIGVSSPEADSLVETALNHGALGAKMSGGGLGGCIIALATNLTQAQELAERLEEKGAVQTWIESL; via the coding sequence ATGACAAAAAAAGTTGGTGTCGGTCAGGCACATAGTAAGATAATTTTAATAGGAGAGCATGCGGTAGTCTACGGCTATCCTGCCATTTCCCTGCCTCTCTTAGAGGTGGAAGTGACTTGCAAGGTGGTCCCTGCTGAAAGTCCGTGGCGTCTTTATGAGGAGGATACCTTGTCCATGGCAGTGTATGCCTCGTTAGAATATTTAGAGATTAAAGAAGCCTGCATTCGATGTGAGATTGACTCGGCTATCCCTGAAAAACGGGGGATGGGTTCGTCAGCGGCTATCAGCATAGCAGCCATTCGTGCGGTATTTGACTACTATCAAGCCGAACTGCCTCATGATGTACTAGAAATCTTGGTCAATCGGGCTGAAATGATTGCCCATATGAATCCAAGTGGTTTGGATGCTAAGACCTGTCTCAGTGACCAGCCCATTCGCTTTATCAAGAATGTTGGTTTTACAGAGCTTGAGATGGAACTATCAGCCTATTTGGTCATTGCCGATACGGGCGTTTATGGTCATACTCGTGAAGCCATTCAAGTAGTTCAAAATAAGGGCAAGGATGCCCTACCGTTTTTGCATGCTTTAGGAGAATTGACCCAGAAGGCAGAGGATGCGATTTCACAAAAAGATGCTGAAGGATTGGGACAAATCCTCAGTCAAGCGCATTTACATTTAAAAGAAATTGGTGTCAGTAGCCCTGAAGCAGACTCTTTGGTTGAAACGGCTCTTAACCATGGTGCTCTGGGTGCCAAGATGAGCGGTGGTGGGCTAGGAGGTTGTATTATCGCCTTGGCAACCAATTTGACTCAAGCACAAGAACTAGCAGAAAGATTAGAAGAGAAAGGAGCTGTTCAGACATGGATAGAGAGCCTGTAA